The Campylobacter sp. CN_NE2 region TAAAAAGCCTAAATTTCAGCTTCATAAATTTGCATGTTTTGGTTTTGAAATCTTGCGAATTTAGATAAATCCAACCGCTCAGTAAAAACAAATTTGTAATCTTAAAAAAAAGTAAATATGCTCCAAATTCGGTTGCGTCGATAACGCCTACTGCACACATAGCACCGGGAATTAAGTTTGAAAGCTCATCAAGCACCCAAATAAAAAACAAAAAAAGCGGCAACTTCACAAAAAGAGCGAATTTAACGATAGTTGAAACTAGGTAGCTCGTTTGAGCTAGTTTGTATTGTTTTGGCGAAAGCAGATTTTCATCAAATTTAAAAGCGATTTTAACGCCGTAAAAAAGGGCAATCGTGCAAAAAAATAGCACCAAAGCTTCGCAAAATAAAAGTGTCATCACAAATGGTTGAGAAATTATCATTTTTTTAGCTCGTAAAAATTTGATACAATGCTAGAATTTGCAATAATCGGATCGTGACTAGCAACGACGATCGTTTTGCCGTCATCTTTTAAATTTTCAAAATAGCTCATCAAATTTTTTGTCAAATTCTCGTCCAAACTCGCACTTGGCTCATCTGCCAAGATGATACTTGGATTATTTATTAAAGCCCTTACTATCGCTACTCGTTGGCGTTCTCCGCCTGAAAGCTTCCCTACTAATAAATTTGCCTTATTCTCCAAATCAAATTTAGCCAAAAGCAAATTTGCAAACTCTTTTTTATCCTTTGTGCCATCAGGTAAAGCAGGAAGCAAGATATTATCCAAGACGCTCAAAGTTGGTATGAGATTAAAATTTTGAAATATAA contains the following coding sequences:
- a CDS encoding ABC transporter ATP-binding protein encodes the protein MISVSGVSKIYANGVSEFCALKDINFSVKKGEFFVIKGVSGSGKSTLLSLLAGFDRPNSGEIIINNESICKLSIKFMSKFRRENIGFIFQNFNLIPTLSVLDNILLPALPDGTKDKKEFANLLLAKFDLENKANLLVGKLSGGERQRVAIVRALINNPSIILADEPSASLDENLTKNLMSYFENLKDDGKTIVVASHDPIIANSSIVSNFYELKK